TCGTCACTTTGGAAGTAAACAAGCCAGAGACCATACTTCCTGACACATTTAATGCCGTACGTCCCATATCAATGAGCGGCTCAACGGAGATCAATACCCCGGCAAGGGCAATCGGTAGATCAAGCGCTGAAAGCACGAGAATCGCTGCGAAGGTCGCTCCACCACCAACACCAGCGACGCCAAAAGAGCTAATCGCAACAACGGCGATGACTGTGAGGAGGAAGACTGGATCTAATGGATTAATGTCCATTGAAGGTGCAATCATAATCGCCAGCATGGCTGGATATATGCCTGCACAGCCGTTTTGCCCGATCGACAGTCCGAACGAACCAGCAAAGTTTGCAATCCCATCTGGAACACCAAGGTTTTTTTGTGTTTGCACATTCAATGGAAGGGCACCGGCACTCGTACGTGATGTAAACGCAAAGGCGAGCACTGGAAATGCCTTTTTAACGTAAGTTAATGGGTTCAGTCCAATGATAGAAAGAATGACGAGATGAATCACAAACATAACGCCAAGAGCCACATAGGACGCTATAACAAATTTTCCGAGCGTGTAAATTGCCCCTAGGTCACTTGTCGCAACGGTTCGAATCATTAATGCCAAAACCCCATAAGGTGTCAGGCGGAGAATCAGTGTCACAACGCGCATAATAATCGCGTACACCGCATCAACGATCTTTTTAAACAACTCCCCCTGTTCCGGCTGCTTCCGCGAAACACCTAAGTAAGCCACACCTAGAAAGGCGGCAAAGATAACAACACCAATCACAGAAGTCGCACGATCACCCGTTAAATCGAGGAATGGATTCGCCGGAAAAAGCTCAAGGATCTGATCAGGCAATGTTGGTGCAGAAAGTCCTTCTGTTCGCTCTACTAGAGAGGCCCCACGACTTTCTTCAGCTTCTCCTTGTAAGATGCTTTCTGCGTCAAGATCAAAGCCTATCGAAGCTGAGATCCCTAGAACCGAGGCTACAGCAGTTGTACCAATAAGCACTGCAATGATAAGGCCACTGATCTTTCCCAGGTTTTTCGTAAACGTCAATCGTGTAAATGCCGCTAGAATCGAGATGAAAACGAGAGGCATAACAATCATTTGCAGAAGATTAACGTACCCTCTCCCAACAATATTGACCCAGTTCATCGCGTTTTGTAAAAACGAATCATCAGGTGATGCAAGAAACTGGAGAATCAAGCCAAAAACGATCCCCACACCAAGTGCAGAAAACACTCTCTTTGAGAAAGATACGTGCTTTCTAGCCATGTAATTAAGCCCCGCAATAAATACGGCGACGAATAGCAAAATAAGTAATGTTAAAAACAAGTCCATCTCCCCACACCCCTTTTTTCATATTATCTATATAGGAATATTCCTATAGTAAGGATTATATTCCTATAAGTCAAGTATGAATTACAGAACTTTGTCATATATTCAATATAATTTCAAATTATTTCATCCTTCTGGTGTGAACCTTTGTTAGGAGAATTTAACAGCTTGCTAATTTTCCATAGACTTGTGTAGTTTCCCTTATCAGCGTACAAACATGCTTTGTTATGCAAAAAAACACAAAGGCAACGGATGTCCATCGACTTTGTGTTCACGTTTTTATTGATCTAGAGGCATTTGCTTAAAAAAACTTTGTTTCAAATCATCTGACAGAGCAGCCTCTTGAATGAGGTTACCGTTTTGTTGTAAATAATTCTCGACGTTATCCTGCTCCCAGATTGATTCTTCACCTGGTAGCTCTGATAAATTCTCGTTCATCCATTTCAACACAGTACCTCGTTCAGCAGTGAATGATGTCTCTGGCATAGTGAACTGGATGGCTTTAGCATTTGGAATGAGCAGAGTCGTATAGAATGCATTGTACATCACATTGCTTTGTAGCGTCGATGAATCTCCGTACCAATAATTTATCGACGTATCGTCCGTTCCATAGGTCGCATGAAGAGACTCTTCGTAAAGGCTTATTTCTTTGATCAAGCCGCCACCAGGCAATGAATTCATAAGCGAAACAACAGCTGAATTATCTCCAATATACGTTCCTGCAAAGGTGGCTAGCTTTTTGTTGTCCATGTCCATTATCGTGACAATTTTTTGTTCGGCTTGTCCTTGCGAGCAGCCTGAGAGAACGCCTAACAAGAGAAACATGATAATGACGAAACGTTTTGCTGACAATTGCAAGACCTCCATTGATTACTATTTACTTTAGAAACGTTTTTCCGCTAGTGATAGTTTCACTTGTTCTTTCATTTATCAATGAAAAAGCGACCACAACTCACTCAGAAGGGTCGTTTTTTCATATAACGAGGGTCAACGTCAAGTCGACTTTTGCGTCATCGGCTTTGAGCGTTCTACCTTTTCATTCCCCATAAAAGGGATTGTGATTGCTGCGATCGCAATCGGAATAAGCGCCCAGAAAAATATCGAGGTGATGCTGTCTGACATCGCGGCAACGATGGTGTTCAAAACCTCTGGCGGCATTTGCTCACGCATATTCGCCTGGAGCAGGGCTTGTGGATCTGCTGCGACGTTCCCCGATAGTTTGTTTTGCAACACATTGGCTTGAATTGTACCAAACACCGTAATCCCTAGCGTCATTCCAAACGAGCGCAAAAAGGAATTCGTAGAATTGGCAGAGCCACGATAACGTGCGTCGAGCCCGTTAATCGAGGCGGACGGAAGCAATGAGAAGGAAAACCCAACGCCCAAACCTGCCAATACCATAAATACAGTGAGCAAAATGCGTGATGTTTCTGGAGTCATCGTTGCCAGCAAGGCCATGCCTGCAATAAAAAAGAGAACGGATACGATCATTAGATTCCGGAAGCTCACTTTTGTTTGCAGTGTTCCACCAACCATGCTTCCAACCACTGACCCAATCATCATCGGTGTCAGGATAAACCCTGCGCTTGTGGCTGATCCACCATAGACGGCCTGTACAAAGATAGGGATGTATACTGCCAAGAGGACAAATGTCGATCCGTAAATAAAAGCAAGGATCTGAGACGTGGCAAAGAGACGATTTTTAAACATCCAAAAGGAAATAATCGGCTCTTGTGCTTTTTTCTCGACAAATAAAAAAGTGACAAACAGCACAACAAAGCTGCAAAACAAAAATACAATAAATGGAGAACTCCACCCAGCGTCGGCACCTAATTCTAGAGCAAACATGAGGGAGACGACAGCTAACACCAATGTGATGGCACCGCCCCAATCAATACGTTGCTTTTTATGTTCTAACGTTTCTTTATAGTACCGCCATATCAAGAAAAAGGAGACAGCACCTATAGGAACGTTGACATAAAACACCCACTGCCAGCCGATCGTATCAGTAATAATTGCACCAAGCAAAGGACCCATGACACTTGAAAGCCCGAACACTGCACCGAAGAGACCTGTCATTTTCCCACGCTTTTCAGGAGGAAAAATATCAAAAATAATCGTAAATGCAATTGGCATTAAGGCGCCTCCGCCGATGCCTTGAATCGCCCGATATATAATGAGTTGGTTCATCGATTGTGAGGTTCCGCAGAGTGCAGATCCAATGAGAAATAGGACTAAACCAAAAATAAAAAAACGTTTTCTTCCATACATATCGGAAAGCTTCCCATAAATCGGCATGCCAGCCATGACTGCGACCATATAGGCGGCCGTCACCCAAGCAATTTGTTCAAAACCACCTAAATCAGTCACAATTCTGCCCGTTGCTGTTGCCACGATGGTGTTGTCCATCGCTGCCATCAATATGCCTAAAAGCAATCCAGCAACAACTGCCTTTGATGCTGGTTTTTCGACCATTTCTACATCTCCTTTTGCATTCCATCTTGCCCTTCTACAATACTAGCCATGCAGATGCCTTTTTACAGTGCCACATTCGACACATTCTGTTCCCATTTGACGCCTATTTCAAGGCAAAGTCAAGACTTTTGTGATCAATGCCTTAAAGAGATGAAAAATACGAAGGAGAACAGAAGGAAGGGATAAAAAAAGCCGCCTGCACAATGGCGGCGACCTGCGTTACTTCGGCGTTTGTTGGCTATACGTCGTTCCTGCCAAAAAAGAGCTTGCCTTTCAATTGTTACACTCTCATGCGCTCTCTAAGAGACTTACAAAGTAAATCGTCGCACCAGCGTGTTTAATTGCTCCGACAACTTGGAGAGCTCTTCAGAATTCGACGTAATTTCTTCCATTGAACTGCTTGTTTGTTGAACAGAGGCAGACGTCTGCTCAACTGCTGCAGCCGATTGCTCAGACACTGCTGCGATATGGTTAATGGAGTCGCTCATGTTTTTGCTTCCTTGCACCATTTCAGATAAGTTTACGGACACTTTCTTTATACGTTCAGCCATGTCTGAAACAGAATGATCAATCGTTGCAAAACGAGCGCCTGTGGTTCGAATTTGCTGTGTGCCTTTTTCGACCTCTTCATATCCCGTTTCTAAAGAACCCACCACATCGGCCGTTTCAGTTTGGATGCCCTGCACAATGCCTGTAATGTCAGCAACCGATACCGACACTTGCTCGGCAAGGAGGCGGACTTCATTAGCAACGACAGCAAACCCCTTGCCCTGTTCACCCGCTCGTGCTGCTTCAATGCCTGCATTTAAAGCCAAAAGGTTGGTCTGCTTCGCAATGTCCTTTATCACAGCCACCAAACGTGAAATTTCCTGAGACTGATTGTCTAACGATTGTACCTTTTCCATTGCCGTTTTCACGATAAAGTCAATGGTGCCCATTTGTTTCACTGATTCATCCATCAATTCCTTGCCTTCACCTGTGAGCTCCAACACATCATTGGACGACGAGTATATGTATTCTCCATTTTTATTTGCATCTTGGATGGTCGCAGTAAATTGAAGCATTGAGCTGGAAAGCTCTGTGGTCTCAAAAGCCTGCGTTTCAGAGCCTGAAGACAACTCTTCCATCGTCGCGGCAACCTGACTGCTTCCCTCTCTCACTTCACTGGACGACCGAGATAGTTCAGCACTCTGCACGCTCACTGTTGTCGTTGCATTTGCAATTAGGTTCACGATTTCTCGTAAATTCGAATGCATTGAATTCATTGCAGCACTGAGCTGACCAATTTCGTCCTTACCATTATAATCATTCTGATCAATAGCTAGATTGCCTTCAGAAATATCTGTCGCCATACCAATCACTTTCTGAAGATTTTTCTGCACTAAGCGATTGACGAGAAACACGATTAAGGAGCCTGTAATGACTGCTATGACGATGCTAACAATAAGGGTCACGATCGATTCTTCCATGCTATCTTCTGCATCCAGCGAAGCCTGCTGCCTTTGCTCATTCACAAGCTGACTCAGTTCTGTCAATTGAGACGCAGTTTTTTCCCGAAGTTCTTTTGCTTGTTCCCTAGTTTCAAGAGCTTGATCACGGTTTCCCAGCTTTAGATCCATCACCATATCGTTCAGGAACAAAGTGTTCATTTCTTGATTATTGGCCGCAATAGTCGTATACAACTCCTGCGCAGCTGGGGATGTTAAATAAGGAGCAATATCTTCTAGAATGACGTACATTTTATCTGTCGATGCCCAAAACTCCTCAATGATCGCTTCATTCGGTGTATTGATATAGTCCGCGATGCTCGTGTCTTTCGCATGAAACAAGCCCTCCATCTCGGTAATTTTGATGGCTCGGTCCCCTCGTGCTTCAAGATCGATTACATCTTCCGCCACGGCGTTTAGCTGTGTATACACGAGAATTGCTGCGCTAATAAATAGAACAAAAACGACACCAAGAGCTAGACCATACTTTTGCCCAACTTTCACATTTCTCCATAACGTCTTCATAATTGCACCCTTTCTTCGTTTTCCCACCACTTTTACAATCGTCACATAAACCGCTTTCCAACTGAGTCGAAACTCACAAACGAAAATCTACTAAAGACCTTCATTTTCGTCTATTTTTAACATTTTATAGGACTTATGTATGAAAAAAACTCCTTTTCATTATAACACCTTTTCTTTCCCTTCGTTAGGGCTCCACCTATGTTTTTATGTCATGGAAGATGACAAAGCAAGGCTTATAAGTATGACAAAAGTCCCGAAAAAGCTGTTAAAGTCTTTTACAGACCTTAACAGCTATTGAATCTTATTGTGTTGAGAATTTTTTCAGGAGACCGTTCAAATCTTCCACAAGTAAGGCAAGTTGTTTCGAGCTTCCCGTAATGTCCTCCATTGCATATCGACACTGCCCTACCGAGGCGGATGCTTGCTCGACAATGACTGCAGCTTCCTCTGCAACGTGAGCTATATGGATAATTTTATCTTCCATTTGCTGACTTCCTTGGACCATTCCTGTTAAATGACGAGAAATAACCTCACTGTGGGTTGCCATATCTGTAACCGAACGGCCAATAAGGTCAAAGGTCTCACCTGTGGAGGAAAGCTTCAACGTGCCTTGAGTGACCTCATGATACCCATCTTCCAGAGACGAAACGACACCGTTTGTTTCTACTTGGATGCCGTCGACAATGATCGTGATGTCAGCAACTGATGAAGCCACCTGCTCAGCAAGCCGCCTAACCTCACTGGCAACGACGACAAATCCTTTCCCCTGTTCACCAGCTCTCGCTGCTTCAATGCCTGCATTTAACGCAAGTAAATTGGTTTGCTTTGCGATGTCTTTAATGACCTCAACCAAGGAGGTAATTTGCTGGGACTGTTTCTCTAATCGGCGCACCTTTGTTACCGAGGTTTTTACAATATGATCGATCGAGCGCATTTGATCCAGTGACAAATTCATCATGCGTCTTCCATCTTCTGTGAGCCCCTGTACATGACTAGACACGGTAACGATTTGACCTCCGTACGTGCTTGCTTCTTCAAGTGCGCTCATAAACTCCGCCATCGTTTCCGACAGATGAGCTGCGGCTTGAGCCTGGTCAGATGACCCCGATGCGAGATCCTGCATGGTAGACGCCACCTGTACACTACCATCCGTGACTTCATAGGCAGAAAGACTAACCTCATCACTTTGACGATTGACCGTTTCAGACACAACCGTAATATGATGGAGCATCTCACGCAAGCGCGCTTTCATCGAATTCACTGCTTGGCTCAACTGTCCAATCTCATCTTTGCTTTGTGAGCTGGTGTCATCAATCGCCAGGTTGCCCTCAGCAATCTGTTCTGCCGTTTTAATAAGCCGCTGTAGACGCTTGCGAATGAATCGATTGACGAGCATCACAAGCAATGCACCAAAAATGGCAGAAATGATAATCGAAGTACCTAGCATGACCACTGTATCTACAAGGCCTTCGTTCGCCTCATACACCGTCTGGGTTTGCTGATTGTTGATCACCATACGTAAATTCGAAATAGCCAAAACAGTTTCATCTCGAATATCACGTGCATCTGATCTAAGCTCCATAACAAGTGCTGTGTTTGTGTTCTCTACAGCAGGTACTAATTTATTCAGAAACAGGCCATTAATCACCTGATCTTTTTCAACAATCTCATCAAAAAATTCCTGTTCTCCGGCACTAGCAATGAACGGCCTAATACGTTCCATGAGCAGCGAAATACTGTTTTGGTTATCAGCAAACTCCTCAAGTATTTTACTATCAGGAGCCAAGATAAAATCAGCAATTCGGATATCCTTCGCTTGATACAGAGACTCAAGTTGAGAAATGTTTGAAACCAAATCACTGCGGTTTTGCAACGTCTCCACATTTTTTTGCACATTATGTAAGTTTACATACACCAATACCGCAGACACGGTAAACAAAAAAATGACACTCGCAAGCACAGCCCCATATTTCCATCCAATAGAAATATTTCGAAACAATGTGAAACGCATCGCCATATTCACCTCTCTAAAGTTGTTCATCCGGGGTTAGGAACAAAGACCTAGAAAAAGTATACCACTGCGAAATACAGCGGATTGTAATAGTTTTGTAAAGGATCACATTCAAGGAGAGGACAAAAAGAACGTGCCCACCGATGAGCACGTTCTGATGTTCGAGCACTGAACCGTCTTTTTCGAGCACTTCCTCCCGATTTTCGAGCAATCAGACCGGTTTTTCGAGCGCTAACCTCCGATTTTCGAGCACTCCTCCCGCGTTCGAGCACTGAACCGTCTTTTTCGAGCACTTCCTTCCGATTTTCGAGCAATCAGACCGGTTTTTCGAGCACTAACCTCCGATTTTCGAGCACTCCTCCCGCGTTCGAGCACCATACCTTCTTCTGTTCACTTAAACCGTTGTCAAATAGATCGCCAGCGGAAGGCTTGATGCACCTGCTGTCATGTAGCGAAAGGTGTACAGACTTACGCCAGGTGGAGCTGAATACGCATCAATGAGCGCTGTGTCATTATATGGTCGCAGCAATGGGATGCCATACACTTCACCATTGATCTCCGCAGCGCCGGCAAATGCGCCTCCTCTTGGATTGACGCGAATATGAACCGTTTTTTCTTCCTCCGTGTTGTTCAAAATTGGGACTTGCACCGTATACACAGCGCCATATTGCCCAATATTTTCTCTTGATCCCGGGACATCACTTGTTTCAGGGACAAATATGGCGTCAACAGGCTCGCCTTTGTCCAAAGCTTCTGGCGCACACGTCCGATACAGTTTTGCTGTACCTACCTCGTACATGCCCGTTGTACCAACGGTTTCTGAAAATGGCCAGCTCCCTCGTGGATGAGGCAGATCATTTGGAATCGGCTCTTCAGTAATGTGACGTACGTTTGCGCATAAATCCTGACTCGCTACAGTCCGAATGACATAATCCAAATCTGCAGAACCTTTGCTTCGTACGATAGAGAACTCGTAGATAAAGCCGTACAATGCTTCATCCGGTACAGAGGCGACCTCCAAAAGACCGACCTCACCACCCTCAACAACATTGTCAACGGCCTCAATCTGCTCCAGTGTTCCACTAATGCACGATTTTGCCAAGCATTGTCCGACCTCCATCAGCCAGCCTCGTGGATTAAAATGCTGCTGGCGGACAACGTCTTGAATTTGAAGGGCATTATCTTGGGCAAAATTCTCCACCGTGATGCCCACTTGTATCGGCGCATTCATTCGATTTAGGTGCCAACCGAAAATTCGATGCTTCACACAGGTGTCACTCGTTTTCACGACGTCGTGCCAAAGCGTAATATTGGTTTCAATGAAGATGTCTGCATCCAACGTTTCTGGATTATCGCTCACCATCAACCTTCTTGGATCGCCGGGGATGGCGGATGACAGCTCTGCAAAAATGTCTCTTGGCACTTCAACCGTTTCACGCTCTAGATCTGGGTGGAAACAAGCCAAAAACAATCACTCCTAATGTAAGATTTAACTTCCTTTACTGTATATATGAGTCGGATCTCACGACATGTTAGGAGACATGCTTTTTAAGCTTGGTCGAATTTTACCGAGGCGCTTTTCGAACTCTTATTCGATTTCGTATCACTAAAATTTGCAACAAAAAGAGGGTCAAAAGTACACGTCACGCCGATTAGATTGACCCACGCTCCCCAATAAGGGAAAGAGAGGAGCCAATCATGTCATGCGCAGAGCACTTTGACCCTATGTCAACAAGTGGTTTTTAAGAAGGGAGCTTTCCACCTTGCACTTGAACAACTCTATTCGCCATTTGATTTCCAAGTGTACAAGCATCCTCGAGGCTTTTGCCTTCGAGAAGCCCCGCGATAAACCCTCCTGTGTGGGCGTCTCCTGCCCCAATCGTATCTACAGGAATCACGGGCGGCTCTGAACGAGTGCCGAGCACTTTGTTGTTGATATAAAACGATCCTTCTCCTCCTAAGGTCACCACGACAGGCTCGCCAGTCCGTTCGTGCAGCGAGCTTGCTGCCCGCTCTAAATGAACCTCGTCAGTCAATGCATGAAGCTCTGAACGATTGCAATGAATGATCGTATTTAGGGAATACAGCGTTTCCAGTTTGTCTTTGTCTAAATACGAAGCACGTGGCGATGGGTCAAAGATAATTTTGGCGTGCGCCGCTTTCTTCTTCAGTCCATTTAACATCACGTCTGCAGATGGGCCTTCAAAAGAATAGCCTGAGATGTAGATATAGTCGTAGTCCCTCATATCAATGTGGTCAAACCATTCTTCTTTCCATGAATGTTCAATCCCAGGCACCGTAATAAAAGTCCGCTCCCCGTCAGTTTCGACAATCGAAAGACACCAGCCATTGTCCCCCGTATCGATATCAAGAACAATGTCATGACCATCTAGTTCCAACTGTGAACGAATTTGATTCGCGTTCGCACCTTCACCTACTGGAACCATCAAATCATATGGCACCTGAAGATGTTTTAAAATATTGGACACATTATAAGCACATCCACCTACAATACTCTCTTTTTGCTCGGCGAACATATCTTGCCCGCTCGTAGGCAATTGAGGAACACCTAAAATGACATCAAGAATCGCGCTCCCCAGGACCAATACTTTTTTGCGTGCGCTTGACGTTCCTTGCACGTTCATTTTTAGTTCCTCCTAAACTGGTCATCTTTTTTCCCGAATTGAATGAGGATCAAGTAGAGCATAGCGCTCGTTACTAGCGTAAAGAATACGCCGAGGTTGCTTTCAGCAAATATTCC
This portion of the Aureibacillus halotolerans genome encodes:
- a CDS encoding L-cystine transporter, giving the protein MDLFLTLLILLFVAVFIAGLNYMARKHVSFSKRVFSALGVGIVFGLILQFLASPDDSFLQNAMNWVNIVGRGYVNLLQMIVMPLVFISILAAFTRLTFTKNLGKISGLIIAVLIGTTAVASVLGISASIGFDLDAESILQGEAEESRGASLVERTEGLSAPTLPDQILELFPANPFLDLTGDRATSVIGVVIFAAFLGVAYLGVSRKQPEQGELFKKIVDAVYAIIMRVVTLILRLTPYGVLALMIRTVATSDLGAIYTLGKFVIASYVALGVMFVIHLVILSIIGLNPLTYVKKAFPVLAFAFTSRTSAGALPLNVQTQKNLGVPDGIANFAGSFGLSIGQNGCAGIYPAMLAIMIAPSMDINPLDPVFLLTVIAVVAISSFGVAGVGGGATFAAILVLSALDLPIALAGVLISVEPLIDMGRTALNVSGSMVSGLFTSKVTKSINNDEYNDDSKRLDTSEFTI
- a CDS encoding methyl-accepting chemotaxis protein, whose protein sequence is MAMRFTLFRNISIGWKYGAVLASVIFLFTVSAVLVYVNLHNVQKNVETLQNRSDLVSNISQLESLYQAKDIRIADFILAPDSKILEEFADNQNSISLLMERIRPFIASAGEQEFFDEIVEKDQVINGLFLNKLVPAVENTNTALVMELRSDARDIRDETVLAISNLRMVINNQQTQTVYEANEGLVDTVVMLGTSIIISAIFGALLVMLVNRFIRKRLQRLIKTAEQIAEGNLAIDDTSSQSKDEIGQLSQAVNSMKARLREMLHHITVVSETVNRQSDEVSLSAYEVTDGSVQVASTMQDLASGSSDQAQAAAHLSETMAEFMSALEEASTYGGQIVTVSSHVQGLTEDGRRMMNLSLDQMRSIDHIVKTSVTKVRRLEKQSQQITSLVEVIKDIAKQTNLLALNAGIEAARAGEQGKGFVVVASEVRRLAEQVASSVADITIIVDGIQVETNGVVSSLEDGYHEVTQGTLKLSSTGETFDLIGRSVTDMATHSEVISRHLTGMVQGSQQMEDKIIHIAHVAEEAAVIVEQASASVGQCRYAMEDITGSSKQLALLVEDLNGLLKKFSTQ
- a CDS encoding methyl-accepting chemotaxis protein, with protein sequence MKTLWRNVKVGQKYGLALGVVFVLFISAAILVYTQLNAVAEDVIDLEARGDRAIKITEMEGLFHAKDTSIADYINTPNEAIIEEFWASTDKMYVILEDIAPYLTSPAAQELYTTIAANNQEMNTLFLNDMVMDLKLGNRDQALETREQAKELREKTASQLTELSQLVNEQRQQASLDAEDSMEESIVTLIVSIVIAVITGSLIVFLVNRLVQKNLQKVIGMATDISEGNLAIDQNDYNGKDEIGQLSAAMNSMHSNLREIVNLIANATTTVSVQSAELSRSSSEVREGSSQVAATMEELSSGSETQAFETTELSSSMLQFTATIQDANKNGEYIYSSSNDVLELTGEGKELMDESVKQMGTIDFIVKTAMEKVQSLDNQSQEISRLVAVIKDIAKQTNLLALNAGIEAARAGEQGKGFAVVANEVRLLAEQVSVSVADITGIVQGIQTETADVVGSLETGYEEVEKGTQQIRTTGARFATIDHSVSDMAERIKKVSVNLSEMVQGSKNMSDSINHIAAVSEQSAAAVEQTSASVQQTSSSMEEITSNSEELSKLSEQLNTLVRRFTL
- a CDS encoding MDR family MFS transporter; its protein translation is MVEKPASKAVVAGLLLGILMAAMDNTIVATATGRIVTDLGGFEQIAWVTAAYMVAVMAGMPIYGKLSDMYGRKRFFIFGLVLFLIGSALCGTSQSMNQLIIYRAIQGIGGGALMPIAFTIIFDIFPPEKRGKMTGLFGAVFGLSSVMGPLLGAIITDTIGWQWVFYVNVPIGAVSFFLIWRYYKETLEHKKQRIDWGGAITLVLAVVSLMFALELGADAGWSSPFIVFLFCSFVVLFVTFLFVEKKAQEPIISFWMFKNRLFATSQILAFIYGSTFVLLAVYIPIFVQAVYGGSATSAGFILTPMMIGSVVGSMVGGTLQTKVSFRNLMIVSVLFFIAGMALLATMTPETSRILLTVFMVLAGLGVGFSFSLLPSASINGLDARYRGSANSTNSFLRSFGMTLGITVFGTIQANVLQNKLSGNVAADPQALLQANMREQMPPEVLNTIVAAMSDSITSIFFWALIPIAIAAITIPFMGNEKVERSKPMTQKST
- a CDS encoding PfkB family carbohydrate kinase, yielding MNVQGTSSARKKVLVLGSAILDVILGVPQLPTSGQDMFAEQKESIVGGCAYNVSNILKHLQVPYDLMVPVGEGANANQIRSQLELDGHDIVLDIDTGDNGWCLSIVETDGERTFITVPGIEHSWKEEWFDHIDMRDYDYIYISGYSFEGPSADVMLNGLKKKAAHAKIIFDPSPRASYLDKDKLETLYSLNTIIHCNRSELHALTDEVHLERAASSLHERTGEPVVVTLGGEGSFYINNKVLGTRSEPPVIPVDTIGAGDAHTGGFIAGLLEGKSLEDACTLGNQMANRVVQVQGGKLPS
- a CDS encoding DUF4825 domain-containing protein is translated as MSAKRFVIIMFLLLGVLSGCSQGQAEQKIVTIMDMDNKKLATFAGTYIGDNSAVVSLMNSLPGGGLIKEISLYEESLHATYGTDDTSINYWYGDSSTLQSNVMYNAFYTTLLIPNAKAIQFTMPETSFTAERGTVLKWMNENLSELPGEESIWEQDNVENYLQQNGNLIQEAALSDDLKQSFFKQMPLDQ